CGAACAGCCCGTTGCCAGTGCCGATGGCCAGGCCGAGCCCGAAGCGCGAGCGTGGCCCACAGCTGACGCGCTTGTACCTGGAGAACGAAGACTCGCCGGCCTACATGAGCTTCGATCCGGCCTACCACCTCGAAGACCCCGAGGATCACGCCCAGTACTGGGCCAACAGCGCCAACGCCACGCACATGCTGCAACTGCAGCACGGCCAGGGCCTGGTCACCATCGTCACCGACGCCGAACTGTGGAAGAACAACGCCATCGACCGCTACGACAACGCCTGGCTGCTCTGGTATCTGACCCAGGACAGTACGGTGACCCTGGTCGCCCGCGCCCGCCACGACAACCTGCTGACCCTCCTGGTCAGGTACTTCCCGCTGGCTCTGACCACTCTGGCGGTGCTGCTGGTGCTGGCGCTATGGCGTGCAGCCATGCGTGAAGGCCCATTGCAGACACTGCCTGCAAGCGGGCGCCGGCAACTGACCGAGCATTTGCGCGCGGCCGCCGATTTCCTGCTGCGCCAGAATGGCCAGCAGGTGCTGCTCAGGCACTTGCAGCGCGACGTGCTGCGCAGAGCCCGCCAGCGCCACCCCGGTTTCGAGGCCCTGGGGGTCACCGAGCAGTGGCAGATCCTCGCCAGGCTGACCCGCCAGCCGACCCGCACCATCAGCCTGGCCTTGCGGCCACCTTCGCCCCAGCGCTTGTCCAAGGCCGAATTCACCCGTCAGGTGGCCCACCTGCAAACCATCAGGAATGCCCTATGAGCGAGCAAGACAGCGAACCGCTGAACCCCACAGGAGAACTTGAGCCAGCGCAGGCAGAGCCCGACCGTACTCAGCGTCAGCGCCAGCGGGCCAGTGCCCTCGCTCAGAGCCTGCGTCAGGAACTGCAAAAGGCTCTGATCGGCCAGAACGCCGTGATCGACGATGTGCTCACCGCGTTGCTGGCCGGCGGCCACGTGCTGATCGAAGGCGTTCCGGGTCTGGGCAAGACCCTGCTGGTACGCGCCCTGGCGCGCTGCTTCGGCGGCGACTTCGCGCGTATCCAGTTCACCCCCGACCTGATGCCCAGCGACGTGACCGGGCATGCCGTTTACGACCCGCAGAACGAACAGTTCAAGCTGCGCAAGGGGCCGATCTTCACCCACCTGCTGCTCGCCGACGAGATCAACCGGGCCCCGGCCAAGACCCAGGCGGCGCTGCTCGAAGCCATGCAGGAGCGCCAGGTGACCCTCGAGGGGCGGGCATTGCCCATCGCCCAGCCGTTCATGGTCTTGGCCACCCAGAACCCCATCGAGCAGGAAGGCACCTACCCCCTGCCGGAGGCCGAACTCGACCGCTTCATGCTCAACCTGCATATCGACTACCCGCAGCCCCAGGAAGAACTGGAGATGGTGCGCCAGGTCAGCCGCTCCACCCGCGCCGACATGCTCGACGTGCAGCCCCTGCGCGTGATCATGCAGCCCCGTGAGGTCCAGGCGCTGCAACGCATCGCCAGCGAACTGCCCATCGACGAGCAGGTGCTTGAATACGCCGTCAGGCTCGCCCGGGCGACGCGCAACTGGCCAGGACTGACCCTGGGCGCCGGGCCACGGGCCTCGATCGCGCTGGTGCGCGGCGGACGAGCCCGGGCCTTGCTGCGCGGTGGCGAATTCGTCCTGCCCGATGACATCCGCCACTGTGCCCTGGCCGTCCTGCGCCACCGCGTACGCCTGGCCCCGGAGCTGGACATGGAAGGTCTGTCGGTTGACCAGGTCCTGCGCCAGCTGTTCGACCAGGTTCCGGCACCGCGCCTATGAAACAGCACCTGCGCCCCTGCCGTGCATTGCTGCGCTGGATCGGCGCGCTGGCCGCCGTGGCCCTGGTGCCAGGCGTACTCGGCGCGCTCGGCCGGGGTGTGCCGCCAGAACTGACGCTCATCTACTGGTCGGCCCTGCTGGCGCTCATCGGCGTGGCACTGGTCGACGCCGCGTGGGTGATGCGCCTGCCGTCTCCACGGCTGCAGCGGCAACTGTCCGGCAGCCTGTCGCTGGGGCGCTGGAGCGACGTACACCTGACCCTGCAACACGACGCTGCGATCCCTCTGCAATTGCGGGTGTTCGATCACGCAACCGATGGCCTGGCCTTCGAGCACCTGCCGCAGCAGCTCAAGCTGGAGCCTGAGGAGCATGCGCAGCTGACCTGGCGCGTGCGCCCGCTACGCCGAGGTCGCTTCACCCTGGAGCGTTGCGAGGTGTGGATCCGCAGCCCGATGGGCCTGTGGGAAACCCGCCGTCTGCTGGCGCTGCCCGACGCCTTCAAGGTCTATCCGGACTTCGCCCGCCCCTACGACAACCCGCTGCAAGGCCTCGACACCTGGCTGAGCCGGGCCGGCGTGCGACAGCAGCCGCGTCGCGGCCTGGGCATGGAATTTCATCAATTGCGCGAATTTCGCGAGGGCGACAGCCTGCGTCAGATCGACTGGAAGGCCACGGCGCGTCATCGCACGCCCATTGCCCGGGAATACCAGGACGAACGCGACCAGCAGATCCTGTTCATGCTCGATTGCGGACGGCGCATGCGCAGTCAGGATGGCGAACGCTCGCATTTCGACCACGCCCTCAATGCCTGCCTGCTGCTCAGCCATGTCGCCCTGCGCCAGGGCGATGCGGTCGGCCTGTCGAGCTTCGCCGGCGACGCCGACCGGCATCTGGCTCCCGCCAAGGGGACCCAGCACATGAACCTGCTGCTCGATGCCGTCTGCGAACTGGACAGCACCCGGCGTCCGTCCGACTACAGCACGGCGGTAAAGGCACTGCTGACCAGGCAGAAACGCCGGGCACTGGTGATCATGGTCACCAACCTGCGAGATGAAGATGACGAGGACCTGCTGGCGGCGCTCAGGCAGCTGGGCCAGCGCCACCGTGTGCTGGTGGCGAGCCTGCGCGAGGATGTGCTGGATCGGCTGCGCGGTGAACGGGTCGAACGCTACGAGCAGGCATTGACCTATTGCGCGACGGTGGATTTTCTCAATCAGCGTGGCAGCCTGCACGAGCGCCTCGAAGCGCTCGGCGTGCCGGTGATCGATGCACGCCCACAGGACCTGGGCGTGCGGATGGTCAACCTCTACCTGAGCTGGAAAAGCGCCGGCGCCCTGTAGGTCTAGCCGCGCTGGTCAGGCCGAGGCTTCAAGTGGATAGAAGCTGAAGTAATGCTGCAGGCTGTGCATCAGTTCGAGATACTCGACCGGCGCTTCCTGGAGATGAAAGCCTGAATCGTAGCAACCTGGCGTCACGTCCTCATGACACCACTGGCAAGTGGCACTGACGTCGACCATGCGAAACTCATCGGGCCCCTGCGGGACCTTCAGACGCAGGTCGAAACGGCCGCCAACCAGCATCGGCAGGTCGCTGATCAGCATCAGTCCATCTTCGGACACATTGCCCAGACACCCCATGGGTCGGTCGGTATACCGATTGAAGACCTGGAGGTAGTACTGCAACTCGTGCCGCTTGATTCTTCTTTCTCTAAGCATGGCAGCGCCTTCCCCTTCAATGACCGCAGGCGGCTGGTGCACAAACGCTTCATCACGCAAGGCGACCACCACAACCCGCCGCAC
The Pseudomonas sp. DTU_2021_1001937_2_SI_NGA_ILE_001 DNA segment above includes these coding regions:
- a CDS encoding DUF4350 domain-containing protein, which translates into the protein MNARRGLAVLLVALVLLGTALLAWQLEPYEETVDRGPSPEARANPYLAAQRFLEQRHINVRAADTWTELPVAADTRQTLLLFDERSAMTPQQADALLAWAEHGGHLVFVAEQLWNEHLGRSGDLLLDRLHIHQYRTADLPPANTQAPNSPLPVPMARPSPKRERGPQLTRLYLENEDSPAYMSFDPAYHLEDPEDHAQYWANSANATHMLQLQHGQGLVTIVTDAELWKNNAIDRYDNAWLLWYLTQDSTVTLVARARHDNLLTLLVRYFPLALTTLAVLLVLALWRAAMREGPLQTLPASGRRQLTEHLRAAADFLLRQNGQQVLLRHLQRDVLRRARQRHPGFEALGVTEQWQILARLTRQPTRTISLALRPPSPQRLSKAEFTRQVAHLQTIRNAL
- a CDS encoding MoxR family ATPase — its product is MSEQDSEPLNPTGELEPAQAEPDRTQRQRQRASALAQSLRQELQKALIGQNAVIDDVLTALLAGGHVLIEGVPGLGKTLLVRALARCFGGDFARIQFTPDLMPSDVTGHAVYDPQNEQFKLRKGPIFTHLLLADEINRAPAKTQAALLEAMQERQVTLEGRALPIAQPFMVLATQNPIEQEGTYPLPEAELDRFMLNLHIDYPQPQEELEMVRQVSRSTRADMLDVQPLRVIMQPREVQALQRIASELPIDEQVLEYAVRLARATRNWPGLTLGAGPRASIALVRGGRARALLRGGEFVLPDDIRHCALAVLRHRVRLAPELDMEGLSVDQVLRQLFDQVPAPRL
- a CDS encoding DUF58 domain-containing protein, which encodes MRPCRALLRWIGALAAVALVPGVLGALGRGVPPELTLIYWSALLALIGVALVDAAWVMRLPSPRLQRQLSGSLSLGRWSDVHLTLQHDAAIPLQLRVFDHATDGLAFEHLPQQLKLEPEEHAQLTWRVRPLRRGRFTLERCEVWIRSPMGLWETRRLLALPDAFKVYPDFARPYDNPLQGLDTWLSRAGVRQQPRRGLGMEFHQLREFREGDSLRQIDWKATARHRTPIAREYQDERDQQILFMLDCGRRMRSQDGERSHFDHALNACLLLSHVALRQGDAVGLSSFAGDADRHLAPAKGTQHMNLLLDAVCELDSTRRPSDYSTAVKALLTRQKRRALVIMVTNLRDEDDEDLLAALRQLGQRHRVLVASLREDVLDRLRGERVERYEQALTYCATVDFLNQRGSLHERLEALGVPVIDARPQDLGVRMVNLYLSWKSAGAL
- a CDS encoding PilZ domain-containing protein yields the protein MLRERRIKRHELQYYLQVFNRYTDRPMGCLGNVSEDGLMLISDLPMLVGGRFDLRLKVPQGPDEFRMVDVSATCQWCHEDVTPGCYDSGFHLQEAPVEYLELMHSLQHYFSFYPLEASA